GAAAGTGGAGGTCTTAGCTACATGACATCGTGTGGCTCACTTTGGGAACCATGTTTCAGTTTGTTTAGGTCTAGAAATTCCTTGGTGGTTTCTGTGTTCAGTTTTGCTTTAATAACCcctaaagatattttttaaaatacaaattttttagcTTGCCTGTATTGTACAGCACCAACGCTTGCCTGAGTGTAGTGAGATCCACAGAGTTTGTAAAGTTCCTGTAGCATGAGGAGGCTGCGGGGCAGCCTTCTGTCATCTATGTGTACCCAGCAGTGTGCTGTCCTCACACAACTCACGGATAAGCAGAGAGCATCTCTATTACATGAAAAATTTAGCTAAATATACAAATATCCATGTGCACACATCATGAGAGATGGAAATAGGCTATCAAAAGAGTCAGACATATTGACCGTCTTCACTGTTAGCTGTAGGATTGCTGCCCAACCCCCCGACACACCCACACaaactcacatacacacaaatgaaaaGCACAGTGGAAAGCAGAATAGCAGTCTTTCCAAACAGATTGAAAAACAAATGATGTCTAAAGTTCAGTCCTGACATTGTGCTGATTGCTTGGACACAGTTCCGTCAAAACATTTGTCCAAGTCATAGTTGTACCTTTTAGAAATTAGCCACAAACAACATCCTCCCCAACCCTTCCTGCTAGGCTAGAGTCCCAGAAGAAATGAGGGATACACTTGACCTGAAGTAAGCAAAGCAGAACCCAGTTTCTGAGGCGAGGAGGCCCACCTGGTAGGGAGCTCAAATGCGCCATTGTCCTGCTTGTCTTTATAAAGGGAGCTGACACGTTTCTCCCAGCATAAAGTTGGGAGTGACACCAGAGCCTTCTGCAAGATGCTTCTGATTCTGCTGTCAGTGGCCCTGCTGGCCTTCAGCTCAGCTCAGGACTTAGATGAAGGTAAGCCGAACTGGGGGAAGATATTGTGACTCTGATTGGGGTTTATGGGCGAATGCTATAGAGGGGGAAaatggagggaagagaggaggatgAGAAAACAGATAGGACTGAAGAGTTCTCATGCCAAGGATCAGAAGACCTGTTGTGCCTTCATTCCTCATCAAGGCCTCATAATTTATTGATTGCACAAATAGAACCCAATAAAGAATTTGTACCGGgggagtgagagagtgagatttGCATTTATAGAGACATGGGACTGCTGGGAAGGATGTGGAGAATGCAAGACAGATTCAGGGAAGTGCAGCTGTGAAGATCCTATACTGATCCCAGTAGACAGGGATGATGGTGGCCTTGCTGGACAGTGGATGAGCATCCATGAAGGAGATAAACACATGCCAGAGCCattgctgaggcagagaattgggTAAACACTTGCCTCTGTCTACATAGGGTTAGAGAATCACCAGAGTGAAATAtcatcatttttctctctcctgcatgTAGTATTTTAATGTGCTGGGAAGGGCATTTGTAAGATTGTATCTAAGTGGCTATGTCTGGTGGCTCCTGTTGAGAAAGCTTGCAAACATAAACAAcatatttacagatgaaagagGGCAGAAGAATCCTCAAATATTTCATTGAAATACTCAGAGCCCTTTAACTAAATAAGCACTAAGGCTTGAGGAATCATGAGAGGACAAACAGGGGCCCTTCTATGTTGAGTTCCTGGTTGACGCTCAGTGTAGTAACAATCCTGTTTTCCCTTACATCTTCTTCCACTTCCGGTAGCATCAGAGAGTGGCTGATAAGATCTCAAAGGGGATGCACAGGGTGTGATCAGAGGTCCTTTATCCTCGTAGAACACTATGAGCTCTGAATGATTCATGAAGTAACTTTTCCCATCATACTGTACTTCTTTTCTAGATGTCAGCCAAGAAGACGTTCCCTTGGTAATATCAGGTAAATCCCAATAAATTCTCAGTAAACTCTGTCTCCATTTTTCCCTGAAAAATTTTTCAGTTCTCCAGTGTCTTCTTATCATCCTTGTCAGGAATTGGCTAATATCAGTGCCCCAGAGATATAAACAGTTTTCTCCCAACCTTGATTCTGGGACCATGAGtaaagaaatttgatttttcaccaCCCTTATGTGGATTAAGAGGAGTTCTAATTAGGAAGCCTTGGGAAGGGGGGAGGTTGGGAGTTGAGAGGCAGGTCAGGGAGAGAGGGGCCGGCCGTGTGGTGAAGACAGAGAGGTATGAAGACAGGAGGGTTTTCCAGCATGAGCTCAGCTCTTCTTGTTTCAACTCACACAGATGGAGGAGACTCTGAGCAGTTCCTAGATGAGGAGCGTCAGGGACCACCTTTGGGAGGACAGCAATCTCAACCCTCTGCTGGTGATGGAAACCAGGATGATGGCCCTCAGCAGGGACCACCCCAACAAGGAGGCCAGCAGCAACAAGGTCCACCACCTCCTCAGGGAAAGCCACAAGGACCACCCCACCAGGGAGGCCATCCCCCTCCTCCTCAAGGAAGGCCACAAGGACCACCCCAACAGGGAGGCCATCCCCGTCCTCCTCGAGGAAGGCCACAAGGACCACCCCAACAGGGAGGCCATCAGCAAggtcctcccccacctcctcctggaAAGCCCCAGGGACCACCTCCCCAAAGGGGCCGCCCACAAGGACCTCCACAGGGGCAGCCTCCCCAGTAATCTAGGATTCAATGACAGGTACGATTCCAGTTTATTATCCATCAAAGGCTCCAACTGCTACAGTTCTCCAACTTCATTGTACCAGTGAATCTATTGAAAAGCTGTTAATATTTCCGTGTCCTGGAACACATTTCTCATGAGTTTTGTTCAAATATTCTGGGATAAGGTAGCAAGATCTTGTTTTTAAACAATCTCTTGAAGGCAATTCCAATTTTGAGAATCACTATCTTCAAATTACCTCTCTTAAATAGGGTTGGGAATGAGGACA
The Gorilla gorilla gorilla isolate KB3781 chromosome 10, NHGRI_mGorGor1-v2.1_pri, whole genome shotgun sequence genome window above contains:
- the PRH2 gene encoding salivary acidic proline-rich phosphoprotein 1/2 → MLLILLSVALLAFSSAQDLDEDVSQEDVPLVISDGGDSEQFLDEERQGPPLGGQQSQPSAGDGNQDDGPQQGPPQQGGQQQQGPPPPQGKPQGPPHQGGHPPPPQGRPQGPPQQGGHPRPPRGRPQGPPQQGGHQQGPPPPPPGKPQGPPPQRGRPQGPPQGQPPQ